Part of the Candidatus Omnitrophota bacterium genome is shown below.
AATATCGCCGGGCGCACCGGCGTAAATATCGAACCGGAAACAATCGCCAAATTAGCGCAGGATTGCAAGAATATCGTGGCGGTAAAAGAGGCCTCCGGCAGCCTGGACCAGATGTCTAGGATAAAACAGCTTCGCCCGAAAGATTTTGACCTGCTTTCAGGTGATGACGGATTGACGTTGCCGGTTTTAAGTATCGGCGGCACAGGAATAATTTCCGTAGTTGCCAATATTGTACCCACAGATGTCGCGAATTTAGTTTCCGCTTTTGAAAAAGGCGATCTCAAAAAAGCCAGGGAATTGCATTATAAATTATTACCTTTGATTAAAGCTGTATTTTTAGAGACCAATCCCATACCCGTAAAAACAGCGATGGGTTTATTGGGAATGTGTGAGCCGGACCTGCGTCTTCCAATGTGCGGTATGTCGGAGAGTAATCTGGAAAAACTTAAAAAAGCTTTAAAGGAGTATGGCCTTCTGAAATAAGGAGAGGAGATAAATGATAAAAATAGGAATCGCGGGGGCTTGCGGAAAAATGGGCAGGCGTATTTTTGAGCTTGCCGGCTTGGATAAGGATTTAGAGGTGGGGTTGGTCCTTGAAAAAAAAGGCACGCCTTTAATCGGCAAAGAGATGGGGAGGCTAAAAGTGTCCTCTAACCCGGACGGACTATTTCTGATTGATGTGCTCATTGATTTTACTTTGCCTGAAGCAACCGATGAGCATCTGGATTATGCTGCCAGATATAAAAAAGCGCTGGTGTTGGGCACTACAGGTTTAACTGAGGCGCAGCGAGGTAAAGTTGAAGAGGTCTCCAAAATTGTCCCGGTTGTCTTTTCGCCGAACATGTCTATAGGCGTGAATGTTTTATTTACTATCCTTCCGGACATAGCGAAAAGATTGGGGCCGGACTATAGTGTAGAGATTGTCGAGGCGCATCATAAAGCTAAAAAAGACTCACCTAGCGGAACCGCAAAAAAATTAGCGGAGGTGATTACACAGGTCACTAAAAAAGATATTCCGATGCATTCCATCCGCCTGGGCGATATTGTCGGTGACCATACGGTGGTTTTCTGCGGAAACTCCGAGCGCATCGAAATCAAGCATCAGGCGCATTCACGCGACCTGTTTGCAGTAGGAGCTTTAAAGGCAGCCAAATGGGTCAGCGCAAAACCCGTGGGCTTATATTCTATGCAAGATGTCTTAAAATAACAATAGTTTCCCGATTGAGTCGGAAACTGTTTCGAAGCTAATCGGGAAAGGGGGTTAGAGGTTTAATCATGTTTAAATTTTCTAAAAAACTGAAAGAGTTACCACCCTATTTATTCTTGGAAATCGATAAAGCCAAACGCAAGGCCCGCGCCGAAGGCAGGGATATTATCGATTTAGGAGTGGGGGATCCGGATCAGCCTACTCCAAAATTCATTATTGACGCTTTAAGTAAGGCGGCCCAGGATCCGGCTAACCACCGTTACGCTTTAGACCAGGGTATGCCGGTATTGCGCAGCGCAATTTCCGGCTGGTATAAGCGCAGGTTCAACGTTAATTTAAATCCGGATACGGAAATCTTACCGTTGATTGGTTCCAAAGAAGGTATCGCGCATTTTCCTTTGGCTTTTTTAAACCCAGGCGATGTTTCTTTGGTTCCTGACCCCTATTATCCTCCTTATAAAGGCGGCACAATTTTAGCCGGGGGTAAATCCCATCTCATGCCTTTATTGGAATCAAACGCGTTCCTTCCCGATTTAAATAAAATCCCGTTGACCGCGCGTAAAAAAGCCAAGATTATCTTTGTCAATTATCCGAATAACCCGACTAATGCCTGCGCCAGCGATGATTTCTACAAGCGGCTTATCGAATTTGCCACCAAGAACAAAATCATAATTATTTCGGATTTAGCTTATTCTGAAATGGCATACGATGGTTATAAACCGCGCAGTCTCCTGGAGTTTCCGGGCGCCAGGGAAGTCACTATTGAATTCCATTCTTTATCCAAGACTTTTAATATGACCGGATGGCGTATCGGATGGGCCAGCGGTAATCCCCAGCTGATTGGCGCTTTAGCCAAAGTAAAATCCAATATCGATTCGGGGATATTCTCCGCGGTTCAGCTTGCCGGGGTTGCCGCCCTGGATGGGCCGCAGGATTATTTAAAATCAATGTGCCGGCTTTATCAGGAAAGAAGGGATGTT
Proteins encoded:
- the dapA gene encoding 4-hydroxy-tetrahydrodipicolinate synthase codes for the protein MFKGSIVAIVTPFKSGKIDEKKLRDLIDFQIKNGTSGIVPCGTTGESATLNFEEHEKVIEITIDQVKKRVPVIAGTGSNSTEEAIMLTKQAASAGADASLQVSPYYNRPTQKGLYEHFKAIAQSVKIPIILYNIAGRTGVNIEPETIAKLAQDCKNIVAVKEASGSLDQMSRIKQLRPKDFDLLSGDDGLTLPVLSIGGTGIISVVANIVPTDVANLVSAFEKGDLKKARELHYKLLPLIKAVFLETNPIPVKTAMGLLGMCEPDLRLPMCGMSESNLEKLKKALKEYGLLK
- a CDS encoding LL-diaminopimelate aminotransferase — encoded protein: MFKFSKKLKELPPYLFLEIDKAKRKARAEGRDIIDLGVGDPDQPTPKFIIDALSKAAQDPANHRYALDQGMPVLRSAISGWYKRRFNVNLNPDTEILPLIGSKEGIAHFPLAFLNPGDVSLVPDPYYPPYKGGTILAGGKSHLMPLLESNAFLPDLNKIPLTARKKAKIIFVNYPNNPTNACASDDFYKRLIEFATKNKIIIISDLAYSEMAYDGYKPRSLLEFPGAREVTIEFHSLSKTFNMTGWRIGWASGNPQLIGALAKVKSNIDSGIFSAVQLAGVAALDGPQDYLKSMCRLYQERRDVLCEGLNALGWKAIEPKATFYVWIKIPPKENSIDFSGRLLKEADIVATAGVGFGKYGEGYIRMALTVPKERIKEALERLKKIA
- the dapB gene encoding 4-hydroxy-tetrahydrodipicolinate reductase, yielding MIKIGIAGACGKMGRRIFELAGLDKDLEVGLVLEKKGTPLIGKEMGRLKVSSNPDGLFLIDVLIDFTLPEATDEHLDYAARYKKALVLGTTGLTEAQRGKVEEVSKIVPVVFSPNMSIGVNVLFTILPDIAKRLGPDYSVEIVEAHHKAKKDSPSGTAKKLAEVITQVTKKDIPMHSIRLGDIVGDHTVVFCGNSERIEIKHQAHSRDLFAVGALKAAKWVSAKPVGLYSMQDVLK